In Pseudomonas sp. p1(2021b), the genomic window CCAAGCGTGCGGGCTATGACTTCATGATCCAGGGGCTGGGTGGGCTGATGAGCCTGACCGGGCGTCCTGAAGGTGAAGAGGGGGCTGGCCCTATAAAGGTTGGCGTTGCCTTGACCGACATCCTGACCGGGCTCTACTCGACGGTCGCGATCCTGGCGGCTCTGGCCTATCGTGACCAGACTGGCGTCGGTCAGCATGTCGATATGGCGCTGCTGGATGTGCAAGTCGCCTGCCTGGCGAACCAGGCGATGAACTACCTCACCACGGGCACGCCGCCACGGCGCCTGGGGAACGCTCATCCGAACATCGTGCCTTACCAGGACTTCCCGACGGCGGATGGTAATTTCATCCTCACCGTGGGCAACGATGGGCAGTTCCGCAAGTTCGCCGAAGTGGCCGGGCAGCCGCAGTGGGCGGACGATCCGCGCTTTGCCACCAACAAGCAGCGGGTTGCCAACCGTGCCGAACTGATTCCATTGATTCGCCAGGCCACGGTGTTCAAGACCACGGCCGAATGGGTCAGCGAACTGGAAAAGGCCGGCGTGCCCTGCGGGCCGATCAACGACCTGGCGCAGATGTTCCAGGACCCGCAGGTGCTGGCCCGAGGCTTGGCGCTGAATATCGCCCACCCGCTGGCGGGCAGTGTGCCGCAGGTGGCGAGCCCTATTCGGTTGTCCGAAACACCGGTGGAATATCGCCAGGCCCCTCCTTTGCTGGGTGAGCATACCAATGCGGTACTGGAGGAGGTGTTGGGGATGGATGTCGAGGCGGTACAGCGCTTGCGGGGTGCTGGGGTGCTGTGAACGGCGGGTAGCCATATAAGCAGCGGGAAGGCCGAAAGGCTTTCCCGTTTTGTTTTTCGGCGATATTAAAGTTTTTTGAAAATAACGGTTGACGTGCCGTTTCAGAGGCCTATAATGCGCCCCACTTCCGACGCAGTCGAAACGCAAAACTCCTTGAGATTCAATGGGTTGAACGCTTCAGGTAGTATCGGAAGGCTTCGGTCTCACAGATCGGCAGCGGTGAAAAAGGCAGTTGACAGCAGGTTTTAACGCTGTATGATTCGCCTCCCGCTACGAGAGATCGCGGCGCGTTAAGCGGTTGAAGTTGAACGAAAAACTTCAAAATAAACGCTTGACAGACTCTGAGGAAAGCGTAGAATGCGCGGCCTCGGTTGAGCAAAGCGCTTAACCAAATCGCTCTTTAACAATCGAATCAAGCAATTCGTGTGGGTGCTTGTGAGTACGGTCTGATAGTCGCCAAGATTATCAGCATCACAAGTGGCCATGCGAGAAATCACATAGTCATTTGAGATTGCTGAGCCAAGTTTAGGGTTTCTTAAAACCCAAGCAGTATTGAACTGAAGAGTTTGATCATGGCTCAGATTGAACGCTGGCGGCAGGCCTAACACATGCAAGTCGAGCGGATGACGGGAGCTTGCTCCTTGATTCAGCGGCGGACGGGTGAGTAATGCCTAGGAATCTGCCTGGTAGTGGGGGACAACGTTCCGAAAGGGGCGCTAATACCGCATACGTCCTACGGGAGAAAGTGGGGATCTTCGGACCTCACGCTATCAGATGAGCCTAGGTCGGATTAGCTAGTTGGTGAGGTAATGGCTCACCAAGGCGACGATCCGTAACTGGTCTGAGAGGATGATCAGTCACACTGGAACTGAGACACGGTCCAGACTCCTACGGGAGGCAGCAGTGGGGAATATTGGACAATGGGCGAAAGCCTGATCCAGCCATGCCGCGTGTGTGAAGAAGGTCTTCGGATTGTAAAGCACTTTAAGTTGGGAGGAAGGGCAGTAAGTTAATACCTTGCTGTTTTGACGTTACCGACAGAATAAGCACCGGCTAACTCTGTGCCAGCAGCCGCGGTAATACAGAGGGTGCAAGCGTTAATCGGAATTACTGGGCGTAAAGCGCGCGTAGGTGGTTCGTTAAGTTGGATGTGAAAGCCCCGGGCTCAACCTGGGAACTGCATCCAAAACTGGCGAGCTAGAGTATGGTAGAGGGTGGTGGAATTTCCTGTGTAGCGGTGAAATGCGTAGATATAGGAAGGAACACCAGTGGCGAAGGCGACCACCTGGACTGATACTGACACTGAGGTGCGAAAGCGTGGGGAGCAAACAGGATTAGATACCCTGGTAGTCCACGCCGTAAACGATGTCAACTAGCCGTTGGAATCCTTGAGATTTTAGTGGCGCAGCTAACGCATTAAGTTGACCGCCTGGGGAGTACGGCCGCAAGGTTAAAACTCAAATGAATTGACGGGGGCCCGCACAAGCGGTGGAGCATGTGGTTTAATTCGAAGCAACGCGAAGAACCTTACCAGGCCTTGACATGCAGAGAACTTTCCAGAGATGGATCGGTGCCTTCGGGAACTCTGACACAGGTGCTGCATGGCTGTCGTCAGCTCGTGTCGTGAGATGTTGGGTTAAGTCCCGTAACGAGCGCAACCCTTGTCCTTAGTTACCAGCACGTCATGGTGGGCACTCTAAGGAGACTGCCGGTGACAAACCGGAGGAAGGTGGGGATGACGTCAAGTCATCATGGCCCTTACGGCCTGGGCTACACACGTGCTACAATGGTCGGTACAGAGGGTTGCCAAGCCGCGAGGTGGAGCTAATCTCACAAAACCGATCGTAGTCCGGATCGCAGTCTGCAACTCGACTGCGTGAAGTCGGAATCGCTAGTAATCGCGAATCAGAATGTCGCGGTGAATACGTTCCCGGGCCTTGTACACACCGCCCGTCACACCATGGGAGTGGGTTGCACCAGAAGTAGCTAGTCTAACCTTCGGGAGGACGGTTACCACGGTGTGATTCATGACTGGGGTGAAGTCGTAACAAGGTAGCCGTAGGGGAACCTGCGGCTGGATCACCTCCTTAATCGAAGACATCAGCCTGCTGATGAGCTCCCACACGAATTGCTTGATTCCTTGAAGAAGACGATGCTGTAACGCGACCCTGTTATAGGTCTGTAGCTCAGTTGGTTAGAGCGCACCCCTGATAAGGGTGAGGTCGGCAGTTCAAATCTGCCCAGACCTACCATTCGCTGGGTGCAGAGACGACGGGGCCATAGCTCAGCTGGGAGAGCGCCTGCCTTGCACGCAGGAGGTCAGCGGTTCGATCCCGCTTGGCTCCACCATTTGCTTTGCTGCACAGTTACCTGCAGAACTTAGAAATGAGCATTCCGCTGCGAATGTTGATTTCTGACTTTTGTCAGATCGTTCTTTAAAAATTCGGATATGTGATAGATAGACTGATGACCACTTTCACTGGTGGGCCATCAGGCTAAGGTAAAATTTGTGAGTTGCTCGCAAGAGCATCAATGCGAATTTTCGGCGAATGTCGTCTTCACAGTATAACCAGATTGCTTGGGGTTATATGGTCAAGTGAAGAAGCGCATACGGTGGATGCCTTGGCAGTCAGAGGCGATGAAAGACGTGGTAGCCTGCGATAAGCTTTGGGGAGTCGGCAAACAGACTGTGATCCAGAGATCTCTGAATGGGGGAACCCACCTAGGATAACCTAGGTATCTTGCACTGAATACATAGGTGTAAGAGGCGAACCAGGGGAACTGAAACATCTAAGTACCCTGAGGAAAAGAAATCAACCGAGATTCCCTTAGTAGTGGCGAGCGAACGGGGACCAGCCCTTAAGCTGGCTTGAGATTAGTGGAACGCTCTGGAAAGTGCGGCCATAGTGGGTGATAGCCCCGTACACGAAAATCTCTTGCCAGTGAAATCGAGTAGGACGGAGCACGAGAAACTTTGTCTGAACATGGGGGGACCATCCTCCAAGGCTAAATACTACTGACTGACCGATAGTGAACCAGTACCGTGAGGAAAGGCGAAAAGAACCCCGGAGAGGGAGTGAAATAGAACCTGAAACCGTATGCGTACAAGCAGTGGGAGCCTACTTTGTTAGGTGACTGCGTACCTTTTGTATAATGGGTCAGCGACTTATATTCAGTGGCGAGCTTAACCGAATAGGGGAGGCGTAGCGAAAGCGAGTCTTAATAGGGCGTTTAGTCGCTGGGTATAGACCCGAAACCGGGCGATCTATCCATGGGCAGGTTGAAGGTTAGGTAACACTGACTGGAGGACCGAACCGACTACCGTTGAAAAGTTAGCGGATGACCTGTGGATCGGAGTGAAAGGCTAATCAAGCTCGGAGATAGCTGGTTCTCCTCGAAAGCTATTTAGGTAGCGCCTCATGTATCACTCCAGGGGGTAGAGCACTGTTTCGGCTAGGGGGTCATCCCGACTTACCAAACCGATGCAAACTCCGAATACCTGGAAGTGCCGAGCATGGGAGACACACGGCGGGTGCTAACGTCCGTCGTGAAAAGGGAAACAACCCAGACCGTCAGCTAAGGTCCCAAAGTCATGGTTAAGTGGGAAACGATGTGGGAAGGCTTAGACAGCTAGGAGGTTGGCTTAGAAGCAGCCATCCTTTAAAGAAAGCGTAATAGCTCACTAGTCGAGTCGGCCTGCGCGGAAGATGTAACGGGGCTCAAACCATGCACCGAAGCTACGGGTATCACCTTAGGGTGATGCGGTAGAGGAGCGTTCTGTAAGCCTGTGAAGGTGAGTTGAGAAGCTTGCTGGAGGTATCAGAAGTGCGAATGCTGACATGAGTAACGACAATGCGAGTGAAAAACTCGCACGCCGAAAGACCAAGGTTTCCTGCGCAACGTTAATCGACGCAGGGTTAGTCGGTCCCTAAGGCGAGGCTGAAAAGCGTAGTCGATGGAAAACAGGTTAATATTCCTGTACTTCCAGTTATTGCGATGGAGGGACGGAGAAGGCTAGGCCAGCTTGGCGTTGGTTGTCCAAGTTTAAGGTGGTAGGCTGAAATCTTAGGCAAATCCGGGATTTCAAGGCCGAGAGCTGATGACGAGTTGCCTTCAGGCGACGAAGTGGTTGATGCCATGCTTCCAAGAAAAGCTCCTAAGCTTCAGATAACTGGGAACCGTACCCCAAACCGACACAGGTGGTCGGGTAGAGAATACCAAGGCGCTTGAGAGAACTCGGGTGAAGGAACTAGGCAAAATGGCACCGTAACTTCGGGAGAAGGTGCGCCGGCGAGGGTGAAGGACTTGCTCCGTAAGCCCATGCCGGTCGAAGATACCAGGCCGCTGCGACTGTTTATTAAAAACACAGCACTCTGCAAACACGAAAGTGGACGTATAGGGTGTGACGCCTGCCCGGTGCCGGAAGGTTAATTGATGGGGTTAGCGCAAGCGAAGCTCTTGATCGAAGCCCCGGTAAACGGCGGCCGTAACTATAACGGTCCTAAGGTAGCGAAATTCCTTGTCGGGTAAGTTCCGACCTGCACGAATGGCGTAACGATGGCGGCGCTGTCTCCACCCGAGACTCAGTGAAATTGAAATCGCTGTGAAGATGCAGTGTATCCGCGGCTAGACGGAAAGACCCCGTGAACCTTTACTATAGCTTTGCACTGGACTTTGAGCTTGCTTGTGTAGGATAGGTGGGAGGCTTTGAAGTGGGGACGCCAGTTCTCATGGAGCCATCCTTGAAATACCACCCTGGCAACCTTGAGGTTCTAACTCAGGTCCGTGATCCGGATCGAGGACAGTGTATGGTGGGTAGTTTGACTGGGGCGGTCTCCTCCCAAAGAGTAACGGAGGAGTACGAAGGTGCGCTCAGACCGGTCGGAAATCGGTCGCAGAGTATAAAGGCAAAAGCGCGCTTGACTGCGAGACCCACACGTCGAGCAGGTACGAAAGTAGGTCTTAGTGATCCGGTGGTTCTGTATGGAAGGGCCATCGCTCAACGGATAAAAGGTACTCCGGGGATAACAGGCTGATACCGCCCAAGAGTTCATATCGACGGCGGTGTTTGGCACCTCGATGTCGGCTCATCACATCCTGGGGCTGAAGCCGGTCCCAAGGGTATGGCTGTTCGCCATTTAAAGTGGTACGCGAGCTGGGTTTAGAACGTCGTGAGACAGTTCGGTCCCTATCTGCCGTGGACGTTTGAGATTTGAGAGGGGCTGCTCCTAGTACGAGAGGACCGGAGTGGACGAACCTCTGGTGTTCCGGTTGTCACGCCAGTGGCATTGCCGGGTAGCTATGTTCGGAAGAGATAACCGCTGAAAGCATCTAAGCGGGAAACTTGCCTCAAGATGAGATCTCACTGGGATCTTGAATCCCCTGAAGGGCCGTCGAAGACTACGACGTTGATAGGTCGGGTGTGTAAGCGCTGTGAGGCGTTGAGCTAACCGATACTAATTGCCCGTGAGGCTTGACCATATAACACCCAAGCAATTTGCTGTTGAGAATTGCGGTGGTGAAGACGAACGAACCGAAAGTTTGCATCACAAATTCACATATCCGAATTGGCTGGCATGTCCATCTGGACGTTCTGGCAACAGAATTTCTTGACGACCATAGAGCATTGGAACCACCTGATCCCATCCCGAACTCAGCAGTGAAACGATGCATCGCCGATGGTAGTGTGGGGCTTCCCCATGTGAGAGTAGGTCATCGTCAAGATTCATTTCGCAAAACCCCTATCTGCGTGAGCAGGTAGGGGTTTTGTCTTTAAGTAGAGAGACCAGAGATTCGCCGGCACGTCCTGAGGACGGGCTAGCACACAGAATTTCTTGACGACCATAGAGCGTTGGAACCACCTGATCCCATCCCGAACTCAGCAGTGAAACGACGCATCGCCGATGGTAGTGTGGGGCTTCCCCATGTGAGAGTAGGTCATCGTCAAGATTCATTTCGCAAAACCCCTATCTGCGTGAGCAGGTAGGGGTTTTGTCTTTCCGCTCTCCAAAAGACTCACGCCTCCCCTGTAGGAGCGGCCTTGTGCCGCGAATCGGGCGCGCAGCGCACGTGGGTCCAGGCAGCGCGGTGCACCAGGGTGATCGAGGTTGGTAAGGTAACGGCCGCTACGCGCCCGATTCGCGGCACAAGGCCGCTCCTACAGCGGGCCGGGTTCAACGTACCTTGATCCTGCGCAGCCTGCTGCTACGCCTGGCCTGCAGCTTGCGCCACCAGATATACACCCCGGTGATCGAAAGCACCGCTATCACCACCCCCAGAATCGCAATCAGCACCTGCCCGGTAACCCCAATGATGCGTCCCCCATGGATGGGTAATTGCAAGCGGTAGAACTGTTCTCCCAGTGTTCCCTGACCGGCGATCTCCTGGCCTAACAATCGCCCATCGGTGCCGTGGAAGAACAACCAGGACTTACCATGCGCATCGGTATCGTGCTGGCCAAAACCTGCGCCATAGAAGTTGTATTCGAAGCTGTAGTAGAGCTCGCCTATCGGCGCGGTCAGCCCTAACCGCGCGCCTTCCTCCTGGGCTAGCTGATACGCTTGTTGGTAAGTCAGCTGGGTCACCCCCAGCGCCTCTTTCGGCATTGCGCCTCGGGCTTCGTAGACGCTCGGTTCGATCGGTGAGAAAAGCGATACCGCTGGCTTGAACACTTGTGCAGGCAAGTTCATCGCCACGCTGCTGATCGCGATGGGTAATAGCAACAGCCACAACCACAAGCCACTCGCCCTGTGGACATCCATGTTCAACCGATAGGTATGACCGCCCTTGATCTTCCAGGCCGTGGCCCACTTGCGCCAGAACGGTCGACCACGGGGCAGGGTGAGCAACACGGCAATGAAGCAGTCCAGCACCCAGAGGATGGCCACCACACCCATCAACAGGACGCCCCAATTGCCAGGCAAGGTCAGGCTGTAATGCAGTTCCAGGATGAACGGCATGAAGTTCTCGCGAGAGAAGCAGCATTCGCCCCAATAGCGCTGACCGAGTGTTTCGCCGCTGACCGGATCGAGGTAGAAGACCGTGTTCTTTTCGTCATAGGGCTGGCCAGACTGCGGATCGTTGCGCGGTACCATGGCCAAGAGCGCGGAGTGCCCGGGCTCCTGTGGATATTCCATGTACCAGACCTGCAGACGGGGATGTTCGCTCTGTACCTTATCCACAAGCACGCCCGGCTGTTGAAGCGTGCCTACGGCCGACGCTTCATAGAAGCCTGGGTTGAGCCATTCATCGATTTCATGATGGAAGGCCAGCAAACTGCCAGTCAGGCCGGCCAGCGCAAGAAACACTGCGGTGACCAAGCCCAGGTAGCGATGCAGCAGGACATAGCATTGACGCATGGAAACGGGACTCCGATAAAACGCCAGAAACGAAAAAGCCAGCCCCTGGTTCAGGCGCTGGCTTCATGCACGGAAAGTGGGTCAGAACTGATAGCTGACCGTGGCGCTGACATTGCGTTCTTCGCCCATGTAGCAGTAGTTCAGGCTTGCGCAGGAGGCGACATAGGACTCGTTGGTCAGGTTGTTGGCATTCAGGCGCACATCCATGCCCTTGAGGCCAACCTTGCCCAGGTCGTAGCCGATGGATGCGTCGAACAGGGTGTAGGAGGGCACCTTCATGCTGTTTTCCGCGTCGACCCAGCTGTACCCCACGTAACGGACCCCACCGCCCAGGCGCAGGCCATCCAGGGAGCCCTGGTTGAAGTTGTAATCAGCCCAGAGCGAGTACATCTGTTCAGGCGCCTGGGTCGGTGAATTGCCCTTGTTGTCCAGGCCTGGCGTCACCAGGCTGGGCATTGCCTTGGTGTACTCGACGTTCGTGTAGGTGTAGCCACCGATCAGCTTGAGGTTATCGGTGACTTGCACATGAGCCTCGAGCTCCAGGCCTTGGGAGCGCACTTCACCCACGGCACGATAGAACTCTTCGTCCGGTTGCTTGGAGGCCAGGTTTTCCTGTTCGATGCGGAACACCGAGGCCGTGAACAGGTTATCGGTACCCGGTGGCTGGTACTTGATACCGGCTTCCCATTGCGTGCCTTCGGTAGGCGCCAGCGGGCGGCCGTCCTGGTCGGAAACGGTGTTGGGGTTGAACGACTCGGAATAGCTCACATAGGGCGCAATACCATTCTCGAACAGGTAGAGCACGCCGGCCCGGGTCGTGAACTTGGAACGGTCGTCGTTGACCTTGGTGTCGGTATCGCGGTTTTCCTCGGACACCTTCACCCAGTCCTGGCGCAGGCCAAGGGAAAAGCGCCACTGATCCAGCTCGACCAAGTCCTGCAGGTACACGCCGGTTTGCTGCAGACGTCGCAGGTAATTGTTCTCACCCAGAATCTGCAGGTTGCCGTTGCCATATTGCGGGTTGCTGGCGTCCAACGGGTCGACCGTGCCATAGCGCCAGGCGACATCGGCTTTGCGCCGCTGGTAGTCGGCACCGAGCAGCACGGTGTGCTTGGCAGCCCCGGTGAAGAATTCCGCCTGAAGCATGTTGTCGATGATGAATGAATGCAGGCGCTCGTCACCACCGGTATAGGCCCGGTTGAGGATATTGCTGGTGGCATCGGCCCAGCCGGCCGAATAGACCTGGTCCATCGAAACATCCGAATCCTGGTAGCGGAAGTTCTGACGCGCCGTGAAGACATCGTTGAAGCGATGCTCGAATTGATAGCTGAATGACTGCTGGGTGCGCTCGTAGTTGTCGATCCCGGGCTCACCTTCGAAGAAATGGTCGGAAAGACGCAGCCCATTACGCGGGTGGAGCATGCCATCGGCCGGGTTACCGCCGTGGTAGCCACCATTGGGGTCGTGTTGCAGGTAAGCCTGCAAGGTCAGCGAGGTGTCTTCGCTGAAGTCGATGCTCACCGCAGGGGCGATGGCATAACGCTCTTCCTTGTTGTGGTCGAACTGTGTGTCGGAGGCATCGGCAAGGCCGGTCAGGCGGTAGGCGATGCGTTTGTCGTCATCCAAGGGCCCGCTGAAGTCGAACCCCATGCCGCGTTGCCCTTGGGTGCCCACGGTGCCCTGGATTTGGTGATACGCATCGAACAGCGGTTTCTTGGTGGTCAACGCGACCAGGCCACCGGGTGAGCTGCGGCCGTACAGCA contains:
- a CDS encoding TonB-dependent siderophore receptor, which codes for MAGIAPLAMAAEPVSVSQPYAIPAGSLDTVLNQFARQAGITLSSTPQLTGALQSPGLQGHYSTDQALRQLLNGTGLEAVSQDGRSYVLRAQPEDAALALPSTDVRAFTLGNALGSMEGYNATHSQVATKTSMPILETTQSVSVVTRQQMDDQGSQTVAQAMRYTPGVLTNPYGATHRYDYVAMRGFNDGSVDNIYVDGLKSMGDNGTYSTMQVDPYFLERIDILKGPSSVLYGRSSPGGLVALTTKKPLFDAYHQIQGTVGTQGQRGMGFDFSGPLDDDKRIAYRLTGLADASDTQFDHNKEERYAIAPAVSIDFSEDTSLTLQAYLQHDPNGGYHGGNPADGMLHPRNGLRLSDHFFEGEPGIDNYERTQQSFSYQFEHRFNDVFTARQNFRYQDSDVSMDQVYSAGWADATSNILNRAYTGGDERLHSFIIDNMLQAEFFTGAAKHTVLLGADYQRRKADVAWRYGTVDPLDASNPQYGNGNLQILGENNYLRRLQQTGVYLQDLVELDQWRFSLGLRQDWVKVSEENRDTDTKVNDDRSKFTTRAGVLYLFENGIAPYVSYSESFNPNTVSDQDGRPLAPTEGTQWEAGIKYQPPGTDNLFTASVFRIEQENLASKQPDEEFYRAVGEVRSQGLELEAHVQVTDNLKLIGGYTYTNVEYTKAMPSLVTPGLDNKGNSPTQAPEQMYSLWADYNFNQGSLDGLRLGGGVRYVGYSWVDAENSMKVPSYTLFDASIGYDLGKVGLKGMDVRLNANNLTNESYVASCASLNYCYMGEERNVSATVSYQF
- a CDS encoding PepSY-associated TM helix domain-containing protein, giving the protein MRQCYVLLHRYLGLVTAVFLALAGLTGSLLAFHHEIDEWLNPGFYEASAVGTLQQPGVLVDKVQSEHPRLQVWYMEYPQEPGHSALLAMVPRNDPQSGQPYDEKNTVFYLDPVSGETLGQRYWGECCFSRENFMPFILELHYSLTLPGNWGVLLMGVVAILWVLDCFIAVLLTLPRGRPFWRKWATAWKIKGGHTYRLNMDVHRASGLWLWLLLLPIAISSVAMNLPAQVFKPAVSLFSPIEPSVYEARGAMPKEALGVTQLTYQQAYQLAQEEGARLGLTAPIGELYYSFEYNFYGAGFGQHDTDAHGKSWLFFHGTDGRLLGQEIAGQGTLGEQFYRLQLPIHGGRIIGVTGQVLIAILGVVIAVLSITGVYIWWRKLQARRSSRLRRIKVR
- a CDS encoding CaiB/BaiF CoA transferase family protein — its product is MGALSHLRVLDLSRVLAGPWSGQILADLGADVIKVERPGTGDDTRSWGPPFLKDAQGENTSEAAYYLSANRNKRSVTIDFTQPDGQRLVRELAAKSDIVIENFKVGGLAAYGLDYESLKAVNPKLIYCSITGFGQTGPYAKRAGYDFMIQGLGGLMSLTGRPEGEEGAGPIKVGVALTDILTGLYSTVAILAALAYRDQTGVGQHVDMALLDVQVACLANQAMNYLTTGTPPRRLGNAHPNIVPYQDFPTADGNFILTVGNDGQFRKFAEVAGQPQWADDPRFATNKQRVANRAELIPLIRQATVFKTTAEWVSELEKAGVPCGPINDLAQMFQDPQVLARGLALNIAHPLAGSVPQVASPIRLSETPVEYRQAPPLLGEHTNAVLEEVLGMDVEAVQRLRGAGVL